Proteins encoded by one window of Prevotella nigrescens:
- the dnaA gene encoding chromosomal replication initiator protein DnaA yields the protein MKVQPKALWEQCLQLIKENVTKQQYATWFSPITFETFDAAANILLVQVPSPFVYEYLEENYVGLLSKVLTRVFGKGIQLKYRIVTDKAHNLTQDIQSDTVDDVETQLPTNRANQSPTPLDAVLQEIDPQLDLHKSFSNYIEGDSNKLPRSIGLSIAEHPNTTQFNPMFIFGPSGCGKTHLVNAIGLRIKQLYPQKRVLYISARLFQVQYTNSVLNNTTNDFINFYQTIDVLIVDDIQEWITATKTQDTFFHIFNHLFKNGKRIVLASDRPPVELKGMNDRLLTRFACGLIAELEKPNVQLCIDILNSKIKRDGLNIPDDVVQFIAQTANGSVRDLEGVINSLLAYSVVYNSNIDMRLAERVIKRSVKIDDEPLTIDEIIDKVCSHFNVTTTAVNSRSRKQDIVLARQVSMYLAQKHTKMPANRIGKLVGGRDHSTVLHSCSQIEKRLQVDKGFTAELSTIENSFKLKS from the coding sequence ATGAAAGTTCAACCCAAAGCACTCTGGGAGCAGTGTCTGCAGCTTATCAAGGAGAATGTAACCAAGCAGCAGTATGCAACATGGTTCAGCCCAATTACTTTCGAAACATTCGATGCCGCTGCCAATATTCTGTTGGTACAGGTTCCGAGTCCGTTTGTTTACGAGTATTTGGAAGAAAATTATGTAGGTTTGTTGAGCAAAGTGCTTACCCGTGTCTTTGGCAAAGGCATTCAATTAAAGTATAGAATAGTTACCGACAAGGCTCATAACTTAACGCAAGATATTCAATCGGACACTGTTGATGACGTAGAAACGCAGCTGCCAACCAATCGTGCCAACCAAAGTCCGACGCCATTAGATGCCGTTCTGCAAGAGATTGACCCACAATTAGACTTGCACAAGTCGTTTTCAAACTATATTGAAGGCGATAGCAACAAGCTGCCACGCTCTATCGGCTTGTCAATAGCAGAGCACCCGAACACCACACAGTTCAATCCGATGTTTATTTTTGGTCCTTCTGGTTGTGGAAAAACCCACCTTGTCAATGCAATAGGACTAAGAATAAAACAGCTTTACCCGCAAAAGCGTGTGCTATACATATCTGCCCGGCTGTTCCAGGTGCAGTACACAAACTCTGTTCTGAATAATACGACCAACGATTTCATCAACTTCTATCAGACAATAGATGTTTTAATCGTCGATGATATTCAGGAATGGATAACTGCAACCAAGACGCAGGACACGTTCTTCCACATCTTTAATCACTTGTTTAAGAACGGAAAGCGCATCGTTCTTGCTTCCGACCGACCACCAGTAGAGCTCAAAGGCATGAACGACCGCTTGCTGACACGTTTTGCCTGCGGACTTATTGCCGAACTCGAAAAGCCGAATGTGCAGCTCTGCATAGATATATTGAATAGCAAGATAAAGCGCGACGGCTTGAATATTCCTGACGACGTTGTTCAGTTTATTGCACAGACAGCTAACGGAAGCGTGCGCGATTTGGAAGGAGTCATCAATTCTTTGCTGGCTTACAGCGTGGTTTACAACAGCAATATCGATATGCGTCTGGCTGAAAGAGTGATTAAGCGTTCGGTAAAAATCGACGATGAACCTTTGACAATTGATGAAATAATCGACAAAGTCTGCTCTCACTTCAATGTAACCACCACTGCCGTAAACTCACGCTCACGCAAACAAGACATCGTACTTGCCCGACAGGTGAGTATGTACTTGGCGCAGAAACACACAAAGATGCCTGCAAACCGTATAGGAAAGCTTGTTGGAGGGCGCGACCACAGTACCGTGCTTCACAGTTGTTCGCAAATCGAAAAGCGTTTGCAGGTGGATAAGGGGTTCACTGCCGAACTTTCAACAATCGAAAATTCGTTTAAACTGAAATCGTAA
- a CDS encoding thiamine diphosphokinase, with protein sequence MKELKNEYDVVILAAGDFPTDVAAMRILRNAKHLIACDGAVEELLEMNIEPEVIVGDGDSVSAATKAKYLSIFHTIEEQEDNDLTKATKYALRCFDLKEKPTFCYLGATGKREDHTLGNIALLIHYYKHLNIAPTMVTNYGWFTVSQGKTTFAAFPKQQVSIFQIGCKRMESKGLKWNVYPFSEFWQGTLNEAVRNSFTIEADSAYLIYQTHKPKE encoded by the coding sequence ATGAAAGAACTGAAGAACGAATACGATGTAGTGATACTTGCGGCAGGCGATTTCCCTACCGATGTGGCAGCAATGCGTATTCTGCGCAACGCCAAGCACCTGATAGCGTGCGACGGAGCAGTAGAAGAATTGTTGGAAATGAATATTGAACCCGAAGTGATTGTGGGCGATGGCGACTCTGTTTCGGCAGCTACAAAGGCGAAATATCTGTCTATTTTCCACACAATAGAGGAACAAGAGGACAACGATTTGACAAAGGCTACAAAGTATGCGTTGCGATGTTTCGACCTAAAAGAAAAACCTACATTCTGTTATTTGGGTGCAACTGGCAAACGAGAAGACCATACTTTGGGCAACATAGCATTACTAATACATTATTATAAGCACCTGAACATTGCGCCAACGATGGTTACCAACTATGGCTGGTTTACCGTTTCGCAAGGCAAAACAACGTTTGCTGCCTTCCCGAAACAACAAGTAAGCATCTTCCAGATAGGTTGCAAACGCATGGAAAGCAAAGGTTTGAAATGGAACGTCTATCCTTTCAGCGAGTTTTGGCAAGGAACATTGAACGAGGCAGTGAGGAATTCGTTCACCATTGAAGCCGATTCGGCATACTTAATCTATCAGACTCACAAACCAAAAGAATAG
- the pnuC gene encoding nicotinamide riboside transporter PnuC, which produces MLSNIIQYFQEADTYQVLDVVGTVIGLIYIYQEYKASIWLWLTGIVMPAIYTVVYYEAKLYADFGMQLYYIVVAVYGFLYWRFGKRTKDDRELPITRFPKRKIIPSIVVFMALWSTVYYILITFTNSNVPVLDSFGNSLSIIGLWALAKKYIEQWWIWFVVDIELSALYFYKGIPFTSGLYALYALIAIAGYFKWKRMMQEDIQTRG; this is translated from the coding sequence ATGCTAAGCAACATTATCCAATACTTCCAAGAAGCCGACACTTACCAAGTGTTAGATGTGGTCGGAACCGTCATCGGGTTAATCTATATCTACCAAGAATACAAGGCAAGCATTTGGCTTTGGCTTACAGGCATAGTAATGCCAGCCATCTATACCGTGGTTTATTACGAAGCAAAACTATATGCTGACTTCGGCATGCAACTCTATTATATCGTCGTAGCTGTCTATGGCTTCCTCTATTGGCGTTTTGGCAAAAGGACAAAAGACGATAGAGAGCTACCCATTACAAGGTTTCCAAAACGTAAAATCATACCTTCAATAGTGGTTTTTATGGCGTTATGGAGTACAGTTTACTATATTTTGATTACTTTTACCAACTCGAATGTACCCGTATTGGATAGTTTCGGCAATTCGTTAAGCATTATCGGACTATGGGCTTTGGCTAAAAAATACATAGAACAATGGTGGATTTGGTTTGTAGTAGATATAGAATTGTCGGCTCTTTACTTCTATAAAGGCATACCATTCACGAGCGGACTCTATGCGCTTTACGCCCTTATAGCCATTGCGGGCTACTTTAAATGGAAGCGAATGATGCAGGAAGACATACAAACCAGAGGATAG
- a CDS encoding TonB-dependent receptor: MRKLLVFTALTFAVSAQAQKADTLTSHELQEVIVAGVRAPKNAPFAVANIKKTELSNFSKTGRELPFLFAHTPGVFAWGENGLGTGTTAMRIRGAGGSRINITLDGVSLNSPEDQTVFWANMNSYGALMGSVQIQRGIGTSTNGDGAFGGSISLATATANYRPSAEVSGSFGTYNTYNTGVSFSTGLLGNHLVFDGSYHETATDGYLHGTAGRSGSYYGGLTYVGDNFQIRYKNIGNFEKTGQAWSGVVAGNDDATLMGKDIKTYKDLYKRGLGRFNPLYESLVFDDNKWTFPTDANGNYQTQRYKMDDGSYWKKTTDNFYQNHNILSAVWKPNLSWSHNIALHYTYGYGYYSEFRPNNKFSKFGLTATDANGKNIKRGDFVRKKGLTQHTYGILYNVNYRNDRWDVLGGINLQQFRGNHFGYLTYVSNKGQVQNFTGLKYYDSDGDKNDYSAFAKATYYLHTYWSLFADVQYRHVNYKATGKNDKFYELANGTYTNQLLNINESYNFVNPKAGISYNNGGHKAYFSMAYASREPERNNFTDNGKYPAPNAEHLFDVELGYQYTGNNWYAGTNFYYMGYKDQFVQTGEQSDIGENLTTNVKDSYRMGAELSAGWNATSWFTLEGNAALSINKIKDFNEFVDNWDNKKNPLKVHYDNSTLAFSPSAILNGFMNFHYKGAQLVWHTNFVSRQYLDNSENKDRSLPAFSQSDINLSYALKTGKKQNWLKEVVFGLNFNNIFNSHYAASGWVYSAVSGKYKYTNDKRYYQIGFMPMAGFTMMGNVTLRF; encoded by the coding sequence ATGAGAAAACTATTGGTCTTCACAGCATTGACATTTGCTGTGAGTGCACAAGCTCAAAAGGCTGATACTTTGACAAGCCATGAACTTCAAGAGGTGATTGTTGCAGGGGTCAGAGCACCGAAGAATGCTCCGTTTGCCGTTGCAAACATTAAAAAGACAGAGCTATCGAACTTCTCAAAGACCGGGCGCGAACTGCCTTTCCTCTTTGCACACACCCCCGGCGTATTTGCTTGGGGCGAGAATGGACTCGGAACGGGCACGACGGCCATGCGCATTCGTGGTGCAGGTGGCAGCCGAATCAATATTACGCTCGACGGCGTATCGCTCAATTCGCCTGAAGACCAGACCGTTTTCTGGGCGAATATGAACTCTTACGGCGCACTGATGGGTAGTGTACAAATTCAAAGAGGCATCGGAACATCGACCAATGGCGACGGAGCGTTTGGCGGTTCCATCTCTTTGGCAACGGCAACGGCCAACTATCGCCCTTCGGCAGAGGTGAGTGGCTCGTTCGGAACGTACAATACATACAACACGGGCGTGAGTTTCTCAACGGGATTGCTCGGTAATCATTTGGTTTTCGATGGTTCTTACCACGAAACAGCTACCGATGGGTATCTCCATGGTACGGCAGGCAGGTCGGGTTCCTACTACGGTGGCTTGACATACGTGGGCGATAACTTCCAGATAAGATACAAGAACATAGGCAATTTCGAGAAAACAGGACAGGCATGGAGTGGTGTTGTGGCGGGAAACGACGATGCTACACTGATGGGAAAGGACATTAAAACCTACAAAGACCTGTACAAACGTGGATTGGGACGCTTTAATCCGCTCTACGAAAGCTTGGTATTCGACGACAACAAATGGACTTTCCCAACCGATGCTAATGGAAACTACCAGACACAACGCTACAAAATGGACGATGGAAGCTATTGGAAGAAGACGACCGACAACTTCTATCAGAACCACAACATACTCTCGGCAGTATGGAAGCCCAACCTTTCTTGGTCGCACAACATCGCCTTGCACTACACTTACGGATACGGATATTATAGCGAGTTCCGCCCAAACAACAAGTTCAGCAAGTTCGGTTTGACAGCAACCGATGCGAATGGAAAGAACATTAAGCGCGGCGACTTCGTAAGAAAGAAAGGCTTAACCCAACACACTTACGGCATTCTGTACAACGTAAACTACAGGAACGACAGGTGGGACGTACTCGGTGGCATCAACTTACAGCAGTTCCGAGGCAACCATTTCGGTTATCTTACATACGTTTCCAATAAAGGTCAGGTGCAGAACTTCACGGGGTTAAAGTACTATGACTCCGATGGCGACAAGAACGACTATAGTGCTTTTGCGAAAGCAACCTACTATTTGCACACCTACTGGAGTTTGTTTGCCGACGTACAGTATCGTCACGTGAACTATAAAGCTACTGGAAAGAACGATAAGTTCTACGAATTAGCAAATGGTACTTACACAAACCAGTTGCTAAACATTAACGAAAGCTACAACTTTGTGAACCCAAAGGCAGGCATTAGTTATAACAATGGTGGGCATAAGGCTTATTTCTCTATGGCATACGCAAGCCGTGAGCCTGAACGAAACAACTTTACAGACAACGGAAAGTATCCTGCACCAAATGCAGAGCACTTGTTCGATGTTGAATTGGGCTACCAATACACGGGCAACAACTGGTACGCAGGTACTAATTTCTACTATATGGGCTACAAAGACCAGTTTGTTCAGACCGGCGAACAGAGCGATATAGGCGAAAATCTTACAACAAACGTAAAAGATTCCTACCGTATGGGAGCCGAACTATCGGCAGGTTGGAATGCTACATCGTGGTTTACACTTGAAGGAAATGCAGCTTTGAGCATCAACAAGATTAAGGATTTCAATGAGTTTGTGGACAATTGGGACAATAAAAAGAATCCTTTGAAAGTGCATTACGACAACTCTACGCTTGCTTTCTCGCCTTCGGCTATTCTCAATGGCTTTATGAATTTTCACTATAAAGGGGCACAATTGGTTTGGCATACGAACTTTGTGAGTCGCCAATACTTGGATAACTCAGAGAATAAAGACCGTTCGCTTCCTGCCTTTTCGCAGTCAGACATAAACCTCAGCTATGCCTTGAAAACAGGCAAGAAACAGAATTGGCTGAAAGAAGTGGTGTTCGGGCTTAACTTCAACAACATTTTCAACAGCCATTATGCTGCAAGTGGCTGGGTTTACAGTGCAGTAAGCGGAAAGTATAAATACACAAACGACAAGCGTTACTATCAGATTGGCTTCATGCCAATGGCAGGATTTACGATGATGGGCAACGTTACATTGAGGTTTTAA
- a CDS encoding DEAD/DEAH box helicase codes for MKTFEELGVSEEIRRAIEELGFEQPMPVQEAVIPYLLGNGNDVIALAQTGTGKTAAYGIPVLQKVDPTQKEPQALILSPTRELCLQIADDLSDFSKYIDGLHVVAVYGGASIEMQSRQLRKGAQIIVATPGRLIDLMKRGVAKLDAVCNVVLDEADEMLNMGFSESINAIFEGVPSDRNTLLFSATMSREIEKIAKSYLHDYKEIVVGSRNEGAEKVNHIYYMVHAKDKYLALKRIVDYYPSIFAIIFCRTKVETQEIADKLIRDGYNAEALHGDLSQQQRDLTMQKFRQHNVQFLVATDVAARGLDVDDLTHVINYGLPDDIESYTHRSGRTGRAGKKGTSISIIHSRERHKVKAIEKTIQKEFVDGTLPSAKEICSKQLYKVMDQILKVDVNEEEIEPFLKEINRHFEYVDKEDIIKKIISMTFNRFLDYYANAPEIEKPSGKRGDRKSERGSRSSRGERNRKGPRTPEAGYKRLFINLGKDDGFYPGEVMQFINKNVHGRQAVGHIDLLGKFSYIEVPEKDAAKVMKALNGATYKKREVRCNDAEEGGHGRSTGERRSKRSNEETNKRRSNSTRQERGSKQKGNAQTQQETGDTGDWRQFFQHDTKLKGEIPDFSEEGWARRKPKKK; via the coding sequence TTGAAAACATTTGAAGAATTAGGCGTCAGCGAAGAGATTCGCCGCGCCATTGAAGAGCTCGGTTTTGAACAACCGATGCCAGTCCAGGAAGCAGTTATCCCTTATTTGTTGGGTAATGGTAACGACGTTATAGCACTCGCACAGACGGGTACAGGCAAGACGGCAGCATATGGAATACCAGTCTTGCAGAAAGTAGACCCAACACAGAAAGAACCCCAGGCACTTATTCTCAGTCCGACACGCGAACTCTGTTTGCAGATTGCTGACGACCTTTCCGATTTCTCCAAGTATATCGACGGTCTGCACGTAGTCGCAGTTTACGGTGGTGCATCTATTGAAATGCAAAGTCGCCAGCTTCGCAAGGGCGCACAAATCATTGTGGCTACTCCTGGGCGTCTTATCGACCTGATGAAACGCGGTGTTGCTAAATTGGACGCTGTATGCAATGTTGTGCTCGACGAAGCTGACGAAATGCTGAACATGGGCTTCTCTGAAAGCATCAATGCCATATTCGAGGGCGTCCCGTCAGACCGCAACACGTTGTTGTTCTCTGCTACAATGAGCCGGGAAATAGAGAAGATAGCCAAAAGCTATCTGCACGATTACAAGGAAATTGTAGTGGGCAGCCGCAACGAAGGAGCCGAGAAAGTGAACCATATATATTATATGGTACACGCAAAAGACAAGTATCTGGCACTGAAACGCATCGTAGACTATTATCCAAGCATATTCGCCATTATCTTCTGCCGTACGAAGGTGGAGACACAGGAGATTGCCGACAAGCTCATTCGTGACGGATACAACGCTGAAGCCTTGCACGGCGACCTTAGCCAGCAGCAACGCGACCTGACAATGCAGAAGTTCCGCCAGCACAATGTGCAATTCCTCGTGGCTACCGACGTTGCTGCTCGTGGGTTGGACGTAGACGATTTGACCCACGTCATCAACTACGGATTGCCCGACGACATTGAAAGCTACACCCACCGAAGCGGTCGTACAGGTCGTGCAGGCAAGAAGGGTACGTCTATTTCGATTATTCATTCGCGCGAACGCCACAAGGTGAAGGCAATCGAGAAAACCATTCAGAAGGAATTTGTAGACGGAACGCTGCCTTCTGCAAAGGAAATTTGCAGTAAACAACTCTACAAGGTGATGGACCAAATTCTGAAAGTAGACGTAAACGAAGAGGAAATAGAACCTTTCCTGAAGGAAATCAACCGCCATTTCGAATACGTCGACAAAGAAGACATTATCAAGAAAATCATCAGTATGACCTTTAATCGCTTCTTGGATTACTACGCCAATGCACCCGAGATAGAGAAACCATCGGGCAAACGTGGCGACCGAAAAAGCGAACGCGGCAGCCGCAGCAGTCGTGGAGAGCGCAACCGAAAGGGGCCACGCACTCCTGAAGCTGGTTACAAGCGTTTGTTCATTAATCTTGGAAAAGACGACGGGTTCTACCCCGGCGAAGTCATGCAGTTCATAAACAAGAACGTACACGGTCGCCAAGCAGTGGGACACATCGATTTACTGGGCAAGTTCTCTTACATAGAAGTTCCGGAGAAAGACGCTGCCAAGGTGATGAAAGCCCTTAACGGCGCCACCTACAAGAAGCGTGAAGTGCGTTGCAACGATGCCGAAGAAGGCGGACACGGCCGCAGCACCGGCGAAAGAAGAAGCAAGCGAAGCAACGAAGAGACTAACAAGCGTCGTTCTAATAGCACCCGCCAAGAACGTGGAAGCAAGCAAAAAGGCAACGCACAAACACAGCAAGAAACAGGCGATACAGGCGATTGGCGACAGTTCTTCCAGCACGATACCAAATTAAAAGGTGAGATACCCGATTTCTCAGAGGAAGGTTGGGCAAGAAGAAAACCAAAGAAGAAGTAA
- a CDS encoding type I phosphomannose isomerase catalytic subunit, producing MEIIKFRPILKQVLWGGNKIIPFKQLNVEMDQVGESWEVSGVKNNESIIANGQYEGMKLNDLVALLKGNLVGKENYRRFGNEFPLLVKFIDAKKQLSIQVHPDDEHAVKNGLKRGKTEMWYIMESAPHATLLSGLKHNITPQEYKTMVENETIIDALCEYKVREGDVFYLPAGRIHSIGAGTFLAEIQEASDITYRIYDFKRKDNDGNYRQLHTEKAAGCIDYNVEDDYRAKYKPCKNKGIELVRCKHFTTSVYDLDEPMQLDYSQLDSFVVLMALSGKCILSTGRQDVELRAGETVLLPATTQTVNVSGTVKFLETFV from the coding sequence ATGGAGATAATAAAGTTTCGCCCTATACTGAAACAAGTACTATGGGGCGGCAACAAGATAATACCTTTCAAGCAACTCAATGTCGAAATGGACCAAGTAGGCGAGAGTTGGGAAGTGTCTGGCGTGAAAAACAATGAGAGCATTATTGCCAATGGACAATATGAAGGCATGAAACTCAACGACCTGGTGGCTCTGTTGAAAGGCAACCTTGTTGGAAAAGAGAATTATAGGCGTTTCGGCAATGAGTTTCCATTGCTCGTAAAGTTTATCGATGCTAAAAAACAGCTGTCCATACAAGTGCATCCTGACGATGAACACGCTGTAAAGAACGGACTGAAGCGGGGAAAGACAGAGATGTGGTATATTATGGAAAGCGCACCCCATGCAACCTTGTTGAGCGGATTAAAGCACAACATAACTCCCCAGGAGTATAAAACAATGGTGGAAAACGAAACCATAATCGATGCTTTGTGCGAATACAAAGTGCGTGAAGGCGATGTGTTCTATCTGCCTGCAGGGCGCATTCACTCTATAGGCGCAGGCACATTCTTGGCAGAGATACAGGAAGCAAGCGACATTACTTATCGTATTTACGACTTTAAGCGCAAAGACAATGATGGGAATTACCGACAGTTGCACACCGAGAAAGCTGCAGGGTGCATTGATTATAATGTAGAAGACGACTATCGGGCAAAGTATAAGCCTTGCAAGAACAAAGGAATAGAGCTGGTGCGGTGTAAGCATTTCACGACATCAGTCTACGACCTGGACGAACCTATGCAGCTCGACTATAGCCAGCTCGATTCGTTTGTGGTGCTGATGGCACTGTCGGGTAAATGCATACTGAGCACGGGCAGGCAAGATGTGGAACTAAGAGCAGGCGAAACAGTACTTTTGCCTGCAACAACGCAAACAGTGAACGTGTCGGGGACAGTGAAGTTCCTGGAAACTTTCGTTTAA
- a CDS encoding thymidine kinase — MEIIDNVNGERHRQGRIEVICGSMFSGKTEELIRRLRRAKFARQKVEIFKPAIDVRYSEEDVVSHDKNAIHSTPINSSGNILLLASDIDVVGIDEAQFLDEGLVDICNQLANNGVRVIVAGLDMDYKGVPFGPIPALCAIADQVTKVHAICVKCGALAYASHRLVPDEHRVMIGEQAEYEPLCRECYQKALKEEAVRRSRQA, encoded by the coding sequence ATGGAAATAATAGACAATGTGAATGGAGAAAGACACCGTCAGGGACGAATTGAGGTAATCTGCGGGAGTATGTTCTCGGGCAAAACGGAAGAGCTAATCCGCAGACTTAGGCGTGCTAAGTTTGCAAGGCAGAAGGTAGAGATATTCAAGCCGGCTATCGATGTGCGCTATTCGGAAGAAGATGTCGTGAGCCACGACAAGAACGCCATTCACTCTACTCCTATCAATTCGTCGGGAAACATATTACTGTTGGCTTCCGACATAGATGTTGTAGGCATAGACGAGGCACAGTTCTTGGACGAAGGACTTGTAGACATTTGCAACCAATTGGCGAACAATGGCGTAAGAGTCATAGTTGCCGGGCTCGATATGGATTACAAAGGCGTTCCGTTCGGACCTATTCCTGCGCTCTGTGCCATTGCCGACCAAGTAACGAAGGTGCACGCCATTTGCGTTAAGTGTGGTGCGCTTGCTTACGCCAGTCATAGATTAGTGCCCGACGAACATAGGGTAATGATAGGCGAACAAGCCGAATATGAGCCCTTGTGCAGGGAATGCTATCAGAAAGCATTGAAAGAAGAAGCGGTAAGGAGAAGCAGGCAGGCTTAA
- a CDS encoding AI-2E family transporter has product MFDEKITFDKFIRWFLVAALIFAVFYVLNYLSHVLLPFFIAWFIAYLLNPVVKFVQYKLRVKVRAIAVIITMLLVVTGISCVVYAIVPPMIDQAERLGDAANKYVLHTANGNRIMVMVREWIQEYLPQIRHYLNSADFTATIKNSIPKLFSFLGQTASIVISIIASFITLLYLFFILLDYERLVKNFIRIFPKGQRPFWTDLMQDVEVELNNYIRGQGLVGLTMGILFCIGFTIIDFPIAIGMGILIGVLTLIPYMHALAFIPMIFLSLIKAVDTGQNFWVVFGTATLVFAIIQLICDLIVTPKIMGKAMNLNPAILLLSLSVWGSLLGFIGLIIALPLTTLIIAYWKRYVTKEEKVGEVGMDGKLQE; this is encoded by the coding sequence ATGTTTGACGAGAAGATTACATTCGACAAGTTTATACGTTGGTTCTTGGTTGCGGCTTTAATATTTGCCGTGTTCTATGTGCTGAATTATCTTAGCCACGTACTGTTGCCCTTCTTCATAGCGTGGTTCATTGCCTACCTTTTAAATCCGGTTGTCAAGTTCGTGCAATACAAATTGCGAGTTAAAGTGCGGGCAATCGCTGTCATCATAACAATGCTGTTGGTTGTAACAGGCATCTCATGTGTTGTCTATGCGATAGTTCCGCCTATGATAGACCAGGCAGAAAGGCTGGGCGATGCCGCCAACAAGTACGTGCTGCATACTGCCAACGGTAACCGCATAATGGTAATGGTGCGCGAATGGATACAGGAATATCTGCCGCAGATACGCCATTATCTCAACAGTGCAGATTTTACAGCTACGATAAAGAATTCCATACCAAAGCTGTTTTCGTTCTTAGGGCAGACAGCGAGTATTGTCATCAGCATAATAGCATCGTTTATTACGCTGTTGTATCTGTTCTTTATCCTGCTCGATTACGAGCGCCTGGTCAAAAACTTCATACGCATCTTCCCGAAGGGACAACGACCCTTCTGGACCGACCTGATGCAAGACGTAGAAGTAGAACTGAATAATTATATTCGTGGACAGGGCTTGGTGGGGCTCACCATGGGAATTCTGTTTTGTATCGGCTTTACCATTATCGACTTTCCAATAGCCATCGGCATGGGAATACTGATAGGCGTGCTCACCTTAATACCCTATATGCACGCATTGGCATTCATTCCCATGATATTTCTTTCGCTGATTAAGGCAGTCGATACGGGGCAGAACTTCTGGGTTGTATTCGGAACGGCAACGTTGGTGTTTGCCATTATCCAGCTTATTTGCGACCTAATTGTAACGCCGAAGATAATGGGAAAAGCCATGAACCTGAACCCAGCCATTCTGTTGCTCTCCCTTTCAGTCTGGGGTTCGCTGTTGGGCTTCATTGGCTTGATAATAGCCCTGCCGCTAACCACCCTTATCATTGCCTACTGGAAACGCTATGTAACGAAAGAAGAGAAGGTAGGCGAGGTAGGCATGGACGGCAAATTGCAAGAATAG
- the fabD gene encoding ACP S-malonyltransferase produces the protein MKAFVFPGQGSQFVGMGKDLYDNNPLAKELFDKADEILGFKITDIMFAGTDEQLKQTNVTQPAVFLHSVISALCLGNEFKPDMVAGHSLGEFSALVAAGALSFEDGLKLVALRANCMQKACELNPGTMAAIIGVADEKVVEICKQVTDGGKMVVAANFNCPGQLVISGSKEGIDEACALLKEAGAKRALPLKVGGAFHSPFMQSAKDELQAGIEATNIASPKCAVYQNVDAKPHTVADEIKANLIAQLTSSVRWTESIQNMIADGATEFIECGPGKALQGMIGRIDKNVNVHGVE, from the coding sequence ATGAAAGCATTTGTATTCCCCGGACAGGGCTCGCAGTTTGTAGGTATGGGCAAGGACCTATACGACAACAACCCTTTAGCAAAAGAACTTTTCGATAAAGCCGACGAAATTCTTGGTTTCAAGATAACCGATATAATGTTTGCAGGAACGGACGAACAGTTGAAGCAAACCAACGTAACACAGCCTGCAGTGTTCCTCCACAGTGTTATCTCGGCACTTTGCTTGGGCAACGAATTCAAGCCCGACATGGTGGCAGGACACTCTCTTGGCGAGTTCTCGGCATTGGTAGCAGCAGGCGCATTGTCGTTTGAAGACGGCTTGAAGCTCGTTGCCTTGCGTGCAAACTGCATGCAGAAGGCTTGTGAGTTGAACCCTGGCACCATGGCAGCCATCATAGGCGTAGCCGATGAAAAGGTAGTAGAAATTTGCAAACAAGTTACCGATGGTGGCAAGATGGTTGTTGCAGCCAACTTCAACTGCCCCGGTCAGTTGGTTATATCAGGCTCTAAAGAAGGTATCGACGAAGCTTGCGCACTGTTGAAGGAAGCTGGTGCCAAGCGGGCATTGCCTTTGAAGGTGGGCGGAGCGTTCCATTCGCCCTTCATGCAGTCTGCAAAAGACGAGTTGCAGGCAGGTATCGAGGCTACCAATATCGCATCGCCTAAGTGCGCTGTATATCAGAATGTAGACGCCAAGCCGCACACCGTTGCAGACGAAATAAAGGCAAACCTTATTGCACAGCTTACATCGAGCGTTCGTTGGACAGAAAGCATACAGAACATGATAGCCGATGGTGCAACCGAATTTATTGAATGCGGTCCCGGAAAGGCTCTCCAAGGCATGATAGGCAGAATAGACAAGAACGTGAATGTCCACGGAGTGGAATAA